The genomic DNA GTACGTTCGAACTCATTGTCTTATTTTGAAACCTCTCTGGTTGCCGTATCGAGCTCGGTGATGCCGAGTTCGTCTATCTCGTCGGCGACCGCTTCCGGAAGCCGCTCGAGCGCGGTGGCCGCGTTCGGATCGATTTTGATACCGTCGATTTTGAGCCCCGCTAGCTTACCTCGGGAGCCGTTTGCTGCGATTTCAAACTCAAACGGCCGGTCCCGTTCGTCGAGGGTCCGTATCCAGACCTTCGCTAACCCGTTTGCGCTCTCCCAGCGGAGGCTGTCGGTGACGGTGAGCGTTCCCGCCGGCGGAACGCAGGGCGAGTCACACGCCGGACATTGGCCCGGATGGGGCATCGCACCGACGTACCCGTACTCGGTACCGCACCGGTAACAGTCCAGCCGGAGGCTATACATGGTCTGTCACCTCACGTCCCGCTTCCCGACGGCACCGCTTTGCGGCCGCTCTGGGGCTGTTCTGCTCCGGCGGTCTGCGGGGCGTGGTCCGATACTGCGGTTGGTCGGTCGGCATGGTTGGCACTTTTATTTTCACGTATACGGCTGAGCTACCCGAGCGAGCCCTCCATTTCGAGTTCGATGAGTCGGTTGAGTTCGACGGCGTACTCGATGGGGAGTTCTTCGGTGATGGGTTCGATGAACCCGGAGACGATCATCTGTTTTGCGTCGTCGTCGTCGAGGCCGCGCGACTGGAGGTAGAAGACGTCCTCGTCGCCGATTTTGCCGACTGTCGCCTCGTGGGCGACATCGACTTTCGACTCCTCGATCTCCATGTACGGCATCGTGTCGGAGGTCGATTCGTTGTCGAACATCAGGGCGTCACACTCGACGGCCGTCGAGGAGTTTTCCGCTCCGTCGGCGATGTGGACCAGCCCGCGGTAGTTCGTTCGACCGCCGTCCTTTGCGACCGACTTCGATTCGACGGTTGACTTCGTGTTGGGTGCGTTGTGGTAGACCTTTGCCCCCGTGTCGATGTTTTGGCCTTCGCCGGCGAAGGCGATGGTGATGTGGTTGTCCGTCGCTCCGGGGCCTTTCAGAATCGTCGACGGGTACAACATTGTGGCTTTCGAGCCCATCGACCCTGACACCCACTCCATGGTCGCATCGCGTTCGGCGATGGCGCGTTTGGTGTTGAGGTTGTAGGTGTTTTTCGACCAGTTTTGGACGGTTGAATACTGGACGTGGGCACCTTCTTTGACGAAGACTTCGACGCCGCCCGAATGAAGGTTGAACGCCGAGTATTTGGGCGCTGAACAGCCCTCGATGTAGTGGACTTCCGAGTTCTCCTCGGCGATGATCAGCGTGTGCTCGAACTGGCCCATCCCTTCACTGTTCATGCGGAAGTACGCCTGGACGGGCATTTCGACGGTGACGCCCTCGGGGATGTAGACGAAGGAGCCGCCGGACCAGATAGCGCCGTGGAGTGCGGCGAACTTGTTGTCGCTCGGCGGGACGCATTTGGTCATGAAGTACTCACGGACCAGTTCAGGATGTTCCTGAACCGCCTTGTCCATGTTGCAGAAGATGACGCCCTTTTCCTCCCAGCGTTCCTGCATGTTCTGGTAGACGACTTCGGACTCGTACTGTGCGCCGACGCCGGAGAGGGCGTTTTTCTCGGCTTCAGGAATCCCGAGTTTGTCGAAGGTGTCCTGAATTTCTTCGGGCAGGTCCTCCCACTCTTCGGCCCCGCCGCGGGCCTCGATATCGGGCCGGATGTACGGAACGATCTCATCGATGTCGACCTCGGAGAGATCGGGTTGTCCGGGCCAGTCGGTAGGCATGGGCATCTGCTGGAACTGTTCGAGCGCTCGAAGTCGCCGTTCGAGCATCCACTCGGGTTCGTCTTTGTCCTCGGAGATGACGCGGATGGTCTCTTCGGTGAGGCCCTTCTCGGTCTTGAAGGCGGAACTCTCCTCCTTTTTGAACTCGAAGCGGGCTTCCGTGTCCGTATCTTTGAGGTGGTCTTCCTCGGAACTCATCACCCGTTGCTTGGGGATTCAGTATAAAAACGCTAGTGAACGGATACCGACACTAGAAACCACAATCAGTTAACCAAATGCGGAAAGGCGGGGTTTGGAAATCTCGCGTATTTACTTGCAGAAGAGACACCACACCGCACGAGTAGTCCGAGCCGAACCGAGAAGCCACCAGTCAGCCAGCCACGGCAAGCGCCTCGGCTGCGTTGGTACCAAGCATTGAGAGCCCACCGGCTGTGAGAGCGCCAAAAGCGACGGCCCACAAAAGGAGGCCCGCGGTCATCCAAACAGCGACGCTCCGCCGCGGGGACCCGAAAAGGACCGCGAAGGCGAACACGAGGCCGTACGCGACTGCCCCGTCAGCGGTATCGAGTGTGTTGATAAGGGCCTGTCCGTACTCGCCGGAGAGGTCTGTTACTGTGACTGTTCGCGGAGGGCTTATTACCCGAGACACGGCGCGGCACGGCATGTATGCCGCGGTTCCACGGCACATGGCGGAACGTGACGGGAGCCGACGGAGCGAAAGTTGTATGATGCATGTTACCGTATGTGGACTAGTGGCCGGATACGGGTCCGGCAGGAGCGTCCAAGCTATGTCTGTATCTGAACAGTACATCGACGGCGGGTGGACTGATGGAGACGGAACGGAGACATTCGAGAGCAAGAACCCGGCAACTGGAGAGGTGGTGGGGACGTTTCGTCGCGGCACCGACACTGATGTCAGCCGCGCTGTTGCCGCGGCCGCCGATGCCTTCGAAGCGTGGCGGACGCTGTCGCGTATCGACCGCGCCGAGCACCTGTGGGAAATCTATCATCGGCTGCAGGAACGGCATGAGGAACTCGGCGAAGTAGTCACAAAGGAGTGCGGCAAGGAGATATCGGAGGGGAAAGCGGACGTGGCCGAAGCGTGGCATATGGTGGAGTGGGCTGCGGGGGACGCACGCCATCCAAAAGGCGACGTGGTCCCCTCGGAGATTTCCTCAAAGGATTCGTACATGCGCCGCAAGCCCCGCGGCGTCACCGCCTGTATCACGCCGTGGAACTTCCCCGTCGCGATTCCGTTCTGGCATATGGCGGTCGCGCTTGTCGAGGGCAACACCGTCGTCTGGAAGCCCGCCGAACAGACGCCGCGATGCGGGGAGGCCGTCGCTGAGCTGTTCGACGATGCCGGTGTTCCCGACGGCGTTTTCAACATGGTACAGGGGTTCGGCGACGCCGGGGCCGCGCTCGTCGACGACGACCGCGTCGACACCGTGCTGTTTACCGGCTCCGCCGAGGTCGGCCACGAGATCGCCGAACAGGTCGCCACCGCCCCTGGCAAGCGTGCCGCCTGCGAGATGGGCGGCAAAAACGCCGTGGTGATTACGGAACACGCCGACCTCGATATCGCGGTCCACGCAGCGGTGATGTCCGCGTTCAAAACGACCGGCCAGCGATGTGTCTCCTCGGAGCGACTCGTGGTCCACACCGACATCTACGAGGCGTTCAAAGAGCGGTTCGTCGAGATAGCGAGGACGGTGGCTGTCGGTGACCCGCTTTCCGAGGAAACGTTCATGGGACCGCTCATTGAGGCCGACCACTACGAGAACGTCGCGACGTACAACCAGCTGGCCAGAGACGAAGGTGTAAACGTCCTCGTTGACCGGACTGCACTCGACAGCGAGGCCGTTCCGGAGGGCCACGATGACGGCCACTGGGTCGGGCCGTTCGTCTACGAGGCTGCCCCCGATGCCGACCTGCGGTGTACGAGCGAGGAGGTCTTCGGCCCGCACGTCGCGCTGCTGGAATACGACGGCGGTATCGAACGCGCCGTCGAAATTCACAACGATACGGACTACGGACTCGCGGGGGCTGTCATCTCGGAAGATTACCGGCAAATACACTACTACCGTGACCACGCCGACGTCGGCCTCGCATACGCGAACCTGCCGTGTATTGGCGCTGAGGTCCAGCTCCCGTTCGGCGGCGTCGGCAAGTCCGGGAACGGCTATCCGTCCGCGCGCGAGGTGATCGAGGCAGTTACCGACAGGACGGCATGGACGCTCAATAACGCAAGGGACATCGAGATGGCACAGGGGCTCTCGGCGGATATCCGGACACAGAAGGACTGAACGTTTTACCGTGGCGCGACGACCGACTAGCATGCACACTCCGAAACCGTACCGTAGTGGAGGTGCCACAGCGTGACCCAGCCCGGGGACAGCCGGGCAGCAGCCTCCCGGGCAGAGCACGTCGAAAGCGGCGTTGAACTCGCCTACGCCGGCTTCGACACGTTCCTGAAGAGCGGTCCGACTGCCGTCGAAGCAGCCGGCGGGGCGGACGCGGCGGTGCTGGGGGTGCCATACGACGGTGCGGTGAGCAACCGCCCCGGCGCCCGGTTCGGTCCGCGAGCCGTCCGTCGGGCAAGCGGCTGGCTTGCCTACCTCTCCGGATACAAAGGCGGCTTGACCAACGTCCGAACGGAACAGCAGGTATCGTTTTCGGCTCTCGACATCGTCGACTGCGGCGATGTTCCCGTTTTCCCGATGGACCGCGAACGGACTGCCGACTCGATCGCCGCGCATGTCGCCACGGTCACAGCCCGGGGGACGATGCCGGTGGTCATCGGCGGCGACCACTACTGCACGTATCCGGCGTTTCAGGGCTTCGCGGCGGCGAGCGACCACAGCCGAATTGGACTCGTTCAGATAGACGCCCACTCGGACACCGTCGATGGAAGCGCCGCCTTCGGCGAGCACTTCCACGGGTCGACCACCCACCATATCGCGCAAACGGCATATACTGACTTCGACCACATCGCACAGGTCGGTCTTCGCGGCTACGAGTCGCCTGACTTCTTCGAGTTCGCAGACGAGAACGGACTGTCGGTGTACACGATGCGAGATGTCGAACGGCGGGGGGTTCGCCCGGTCATCGAGGACGCGGTAACAGCAGCGGCGGCAGACACTGATGCGGTTTACGTCACGTTCGACATCGATGCCGTTGACCCCGCAGCGGCACCGGGAACGGGAACGCCTGAGCCGGGTGGGCTGACCGCCTCACAGGCGCTGGCAGTTATGGACGTGCTCGGTGCCCACGACGCCGTCGGCGCGGCCGACCTCATGGAGGTCGCACCGACCCATGACCCGACGGGGAATACAGCACGGCTGGCCGCGTACCTGTTGGTGACGCTGCTTGAGCGGCAGTTCGCTGAAGCTGACGGTAACTGATACGGCGCGTATTGGAGCTCCGGGCCGATACATAGCCTATCGACGTGCGGGACTGTCGTCGACGCCATGGGGTGACGCTCCCGTTGAAGCGGGGACGGTACTGTGTTCATCGGCAGCCTCCAACAGCTCCGAGCCACCCTCCGGGCACTGGTCCACGTCGGTTCAATTGTTTTATGATACGCCGGCTCGCCGGGACAAATATGCAACAGGTAGATGTCGCCATCGTGGGCGGCGGCCCCGCCGGCTCGGCTGCCGGCCACGCGGCCGCCACGAACGGTGCCGACGCCGTCGTCATCGAGAAGGGCGTCCCCCGCGCCGACCGTGACGGCCTCGGCCCCGACTCAACGGACGCGGCCGGAATCCTCGATTACTGGGTCGACATCATGGACCTCGGTGAGCCGGTCCCAGACCACGTCAAACACCGAGAGCTAAACGCCGCAGAGTTCATCGGCCCCGAGGACCGGCTTGAGCTGACTGACACGAGCATCGACGCAAGCTATCCGAACTTCGGATTCACGATGCACCGCGCCCGCTTCGATGACTGGCTCCGCGAGCGTGCCGAAGCGGCCGGCGCGACCTACCGGGTCGGCGAGGCTGTCGGCGATATCGAGTCCGACCTCTCCGGTCGGCCAACCCATACCGTTACCCTCCGTGACGGCACCGAATTCGTCGCCGACTATCTCATCCTTGCTGACGGGCCACAGCGGACGGTCACCGACGGCGTCATTGGGTCGTGGCTTCCGGACTCGAAGACGGAAGGACTCGAAACACGCCGGGCGAACCACATTGCCTACCAGGAGTATCGGGAGTTCCCGGCCGAACTCTTCGAGGACGACCGCATCAAGTTCTGGTGGGGGCATATGCCGGGCCACACCGCCTACCCATGGGTGTTCCCCAACGACGGAACGGTCGCCCGAGTCGGGCTGACGATGCCCATCGGTCTCGACATTGACGACATCGACAACCGAAGTGCGTATCCGCTACTCCAACCGGACGACGAGCGGCTGCCGCAGGGCGGGACGTATATCGAGCGACTGTTGGAGACCGTTTACCCGGAGTATGAGCTCGCTGACTTCCCGATACTCGAAGACCGCGGGAAGTCGAACGGTACGGAGACGTATCCCATTTCTTCGACACGGCCCATCGAGTCACCAACCGACGCCAACGTGGCCATCGTCGGCGGCGCAATGGGTGCGACCTCGGCCTTCCACGAGGGCGGCGACCACGTCGCCGTCCGGACCGGGAAGCTCGCCGGGGAACTGGCGGCGACTGAAGCTCTCGGCAGCTACAACGCCGCCTGGCACGACGCCATCGGCTCGGAGGTTCGCCGGAACTGCGTCTTCGCCGACATGGTCCGGGGGTACGAGCCGGACGACTGGGACCACCTCTTTTCGCTCGTTGACGGCCTCACCTCGGAGGACGGCTTCACGCCGCACGAGGCGATCTATGCGGGGTGGTCCGGAACGAAGCTGTTTGCGGAGTACAAATACCGGGCGTTCACGTTCCGGAACGGCGGGTATGCACAGGTCCGAGAAAGCGACTACAGCATCCGATAACGCCGCCGGCCGAACAGCACCACCGAGAACAATGCGGCGATGGCCACGACAACGCCGAAGCCGGCCTGGTCTTCGGGAGCCGGGTCGTCGGCGTC from Natronomonas pharaonis DSM 2160 includes the following:
- the sufB gene encoding Fe-S cluster assembly protein SufB; this encodes MSSEEDHLKDTDTEARFEFKKEESSAFKTEKGLTEETIRVISEDKDEPEWMLERRLRALEQFQQMPMPTDWPGQPDLSEVDIDEIVPYIRPDIEARGGAEEWEDLPEEIQDTFDKLGIPEAEKNALSGVGAQYESEVVYQNMQERWEEKGVIFCNMDKAVQEHPELVREYFMTKCVPPSDNKFAALHGAIWSGGSFVYIPEGVTVEMPVQAYFRMNSEGMGQFEHTLIIAEENSEVHYIEGCSAPKYSAFNLHSGGVEVFVKEGAHVQYSTVQNWSKNTYNLNTKRAIAERDATMEWVSGSMGSKATMLYPSTILKGPGATDNHITIAFAGEGQNIDTGAKVYHNAPNTKSTVESKSVAKDGGRTNYRGLVHIADGAENSSTAVECDALMFDNESTSDTMPYMEIEESKVDVAHEATVGKIGDEDVFYLQSRGLDDDDAKQMIVSGFIEPITEELPIEYAVELNRLIELEMEGSLG
- a CDS encoding aldehyde dehydrogenase family protein produces the protein MSVSEQYIDGGWTDGDGTETFESKNPATGEVVGTFRRGTDTDVSRAVAAAADAFEAWRTLSRIDRAEHLWEIYHRLQERHEELGEVVTKECGKEISEGKADVAEAWHMVEWAAGDARHPKGDVVPSEISSKDSYMRRKPRGVTACITPWNFPVAIPFWHMAVALVEGNTVVWKPAEQTPRCGEAVAELFDDAGVPDGVFNMVQGFGDAGAALVDDDRVDTVLFTGSAEVGHEIAEQVATAPGKRAACEMGGKNAVVITEHADLDIAVHAAVMSAFKTTGQRCVSSERLVVHTDIYEAFKERFVEIARTVAVGDPLSEETFMGPLIEADHYENVATYNQLARDEGVNVLVDRTALDSEAVPEGHDDGHWVGPFVYEAAPDADLRCTSEEVFGPHVALLEYDGGIERAVEIHNDTDYGLAGAVISEDYRQIHYYRDHADVGLAYANLPCIGAEVQLPFGGVGKSGNGYPSAREVIEAVTDRTAWTLNNARDIEMAQGLSADIRTQKD
- the speB gene encoding agmatinase; protein product: MTQPGDSRAAASRAEHVESGVELAYAGFDTFLKSGPTAVEAAGGADAAVLGVPYDGAVSNRPGARFGPRAVRRASGWLAYLSGYKGGLTNVRTEQQVSFSALDIVDCGDVPVFPMDRERTADSIAAHVATVTARGTMPVVIGGDHYCTYPAFQGFAAASDHSRIGLVQIDAHSDTVDGSAAFGEHFHGSTTHHIAQTAYTDFDHIAQVGLRGYESPDFFEFADENGLSVYTMRDVERRGVRPVIEDAVTAAAADTDAVYVTFDIDAVDPAAAPGTGTPEPGGLTASQALAVMDVLGAHDAVGAADLMEVAPTHDPTGNTARLAAYLLVTLLERQFAEADGN
- a CDS encoding NAD(P)/FAD-dependent oxidoreductase, whose protein sequence is MQQVDVAIVGGGPAGSAAGHAAATNGADAVVIEKGVPRADRDGLGPDSTDAAGILDYWVDIMDLGEPVPDHVKHRELNAAEFIGPEDRLELTDTSIDASYPNFGFTMHRARFDDWLRERAEAAGATYRVGEAVGDIESDLSGRPTHTVTLRDGTEFVADYLILADGPQRTVTDGVIGSWLPDSKTEGLETRRANHIAYQEYREFPAELFEDDRIKFWWGHMPGHTAYPWVFPNDGTVARVGLTMPIGLDIDDIDNRSAYPLLQPDDERLPQGGTYIERLLETVYPEYELADFPILEDRGKSNGTETYPISSTRPIESPTDANVAIVGGAMGATSAFHEGGDHVAVRTGKLAGELAATEALGSYNAAWHDAIGSEVRRNCVFADMVRGYEPDDWDHLFSLVDGLTSEDGFTPHEAIYAGWSGTKLFAEYKYRAFTFRNGGYAQVRESDYSIR